In a genomic window of Flavobacterium sp. KACC 22761:
- a CDS encoding gliding motility-associated C-terminal domain-containing protein, with the protein MSQTNSEAGLLCVGLDVSNPTLAYDNDPGLTTFATLQNAVGLLCMVEETMTLNQTVKAGDEIVLYLGTGNGLLDVGLLSNVSIQTKLSGTNVGPRVALNSPVLNLSLLSGNAIGEVRYTVPGDANQVQIQVGGLLSLLVSLRVYDVRLDFAKPTVTGGLNQTICSGTSTTLTATSVAGTTLAWYSSASSTTALATGNTYTTPSLTANTTYYIGVARAGGCEGNNRVPVVINVSNPVAPAISSSGTAVCSFGATQQTTLSLINPIPGTTYNWYSVSSGGTVLATGNSYSPTVPLGTTRFYVEAVIGSCISPTRAQVDVVSTAVPAVAIALTQSVTIQSGQNATLSATTSEVGVTLNWYDVPTGGTAIATNTSTFTTPILTASKTYYVEAQSVTGGCVSASRTAITVNVINTPAGGCLLANSQQTSLNGLCLLCSSTNPDNSVDGDINTAARLTVPVGLINGWIQQTLQFNNPGKVGDIIDVELELPGGVLDLSLLNYISLATYNGTTFNNDRVSINNLLSVQLLGGNRFRASITAGANFDRVEVRLGGLVSALTSLDIYQASYRYADPNVTGNKIICSGQNTTLTAGLAVGETVNWYSAATGGASLASTAAFTTPNLTANTTYWAEITRNGCVNSVRFAVPITVNDPVVATLTGGSASICQGQTATIAVQSPVAGTTYNWYDAAAGGNLVFTGTSFTTPALTSSTNYYVESVIGSCTSPTRAQASITVNPLPADPTVASSTVIIPSGQVVTLQVSNPVGGVVYDWYDVPTGGTALATNPSYTPSPALTANKTYYIEARSASNCVSATRTTINVVVTPPAPITSCLQANAQVTSRGGLTGCLLCSSANDADSVDGNDATAARLSVALGLVDDYMQQMLTFSTSGKSGDIIDVELGIPGGIADVTALSYITLRSYNGATPNSDQVNIGSLVSVQLLGGDRFKASFTTSGDFTAVEVRLGGLATVISSLDIYGASFRYKEASITGASSPICSGTSTTLTASTTAGDVLNWYDVASAGTALASNTNTYNTGNLTSSKTYYIETVRGTCVNSVRQPVTVTVLPLAVASNVTIASSVVSSCAGTAVLSPTSNLTGAQFKYYTDQAKTQEITTGSTVVAQPGITFSKDPSTGALTINGFTSGTSYTYFVSVGNTVTCENDANTLQSVVVNFPATTTTLAVTSPLVACGSANLKNAITAFDTTGNTTYTFFDPSDAVMTDEAAMNITISGVYSVQAQANGVDCPSTKQAVNVTINPLPSLTVDPAQSVAQGTNVTLNATSNGTLAWYDPQGNALAGPPFSTGALNVPGIYTYTVVATLGSCSVTGTLSINVKDPDNCQSLTERVYATAQSSGSIVTGGVSNGANAVDGNPQTFSTITTGVGLLGIGTTWQDLTWPATIAKGTPVSVKLGSEYSGLGVAQGVSVIGRKAGVDIGVMQSVSGALLNVLPGDNAYEFTFVPSNAAGPQDYDGIRIISGAVLSVAQNTKVYEAYYKKSVTTVACTPGDIQDIFYGTTDLGLPVGALTSTVGVSDAWNVADNDVTTFATMYSGAGVLASADMTVQFKTPSVVSDTLRIVISKPGTILNVNLLTGFSIQRYLGNVAVGAPIQNNSTLLSLKLLSANTMAMVLVSSPTESYDRVRIRFGGVAGVLEFLRVHTVERVANTSVIGGDPTNKVTVCPGGTVTLQIPQEACSTYVWYDSPTGGAIVANGITYTVPATLAAGIYKYYVQPVRYGCEAMTRGEVTVEVRATSPENILADITLNGGSATSICAPSGTVTLATNLVGTFTNPVYHWYKFDGTTSQPIAGATGPSLTVTSLVPGTYTYFVGVSSDEYCETAEADRKQITFTILPPSVATDIQVDDVTVCNGVAASLTPTAPTLTNPVFTWYADNNKTPLVNNTPAGVTYSVSTMGVLTVTGLTRAVSPITYYVAVSSDGTCENLAGTLQDAVIIISDPNTPTTTNSTQNFCLINNPTVANIQVNESNVVWYNSNTSTTPLLSTDALVNGTYYATAKDPITNCESSVRLAVVVNVNDPGTPTLVNAGTQNFCLVNAPTFASVQFNETDIVWYDAMTGGNAIPSTQALANGTYYAAISDPATGCESATRLSVTISVNDPGTPTLVNAGTQNFCLINAPTFASVQFNESNIVWYDALTGGNAIPSTQALASGTYYAAISDPATGCESATRLSVTINVNDPGTPTLVNAGTQNFCLINAPTFASVQLNETNIVWYDAMTGGNLIPSTQALASGTYYASISDPATGCESATRLAVVINVNDPGTPTLVNAGTQNFCLVNAPTFASVQFNETNIVWYTALTGGTLIPSTQALTNGTYYAAISDPATGCESATRLSVTINVSDPGTPTLVNAGTQNFCLINAPTFASVQFNESNIVWYDAMTGGNAIPSTQALASGTYYAAISDPATGCESATRLSVTINVNDPGTPTLVNAGTQNFCLINAPTFASVQFNETNIVWYTALTGGTLIPSTQALASGIYYAAINDPATGCESATRLSVTINVNDPGTPTLVNAGTQNFCLVNAPTFASVQFNETNIVWYTALTGGTLIPATQALTNGTYYAAISDPATGCESAIRLSVTISVNDPGTPTLVNAGTQNFCLINAPTFASVQFNESNIVWYDALTGGNAIPSTQALASGTYYAAISDPATGCESATRLSVTINVNDPGTPTLVNAGTQNFCLINAPTFASVQFNETNIVWYDAKTGGNAIPSTQALASGTYYAAISDPATGCESATRLAVVINVNDPGTPTLVNAGTQNFCLVNAPTFASVQFNEANIVWYTALTGGTLIPSTQALTNGTYYAAISNPATGCESATRLSVTINVTNPATPTTTNATQVFCSGNMPKVSNIQVNEANVVWYSIITGGTAIPATTSLATGVYYGAIKDPVTGCESNVRLAVNVTVGNTINPTTTNASQSFCSTSAPTIANIQVNESNVTWFSSATGGTAIPATTALTTGTYFGNIVDPATGCESSTRLQVTVTVTNPSPTPTTTNAVQNFCTLNAPTVANIQVNEANVVWYSTPTGGTAIPAATALVTGTYYGAVSSAIGCENPVRLAVVVNVNTPGVITTPRTTQTFCLSKLPTLANILVNEPNVVWYSSATGGTPLAANTQLTAGTYYASALASTTNGCESATRLGITIAFENDALVPITTSDDTPCVFQGVTYSVANGKSNYVWSVTNGTIISGGGTADGNVTISWSDIGSGQVKVTYINTCDETTTKTLNVTVATCSDLTITNTVSNPTPNFGEQITFTVTVNNVGQGNFINTLVSDLLPNGYELISSSTTQGTFDPITQLWTIPTLNAGQSVVLTIVAEVVHGTDYLSVATIEISTPLDISAANNSASASVDPICLTVYNEFTPNNDGANDLFRIDCIESYPNNELKVYNRYGALVYSKQHYENDWNGTANVSGVISRGDMLPTGTYFYVIDIGDGTVKKGWLSIMR; encoded by the coding sequence GTGTCTCAAACAAACAGTGAAGCAGGTCTATTATGTGTAGGTTTAGATGTAAGTAATCCCACATTGGCCTACGACAATGATCCGGGGCTAACGACATTTGCGACGCTGCAAAATGCGGTCGGACTTCTTTGTATGGTCGAAGAGACCATGACATTGAATCAGACTGTTAAAGCGGGCGATGAAATTGTACTTTATTTGGGTACAGGAAATGGTTTGCTTGATGTTGGACTATTGTCTAACGTATCCATTCAAACCAAACTTTCCGGAACAAATGTAGGTCCAAGAGTGGCGCTTAACAGCCCAGTTTTGAACCTAAGTTTGTTATCTGGCAATGCCATCGGAGAGGTGAGATACACTGTACCGGGTGATGCCAATCAAGTACAAATTCAAGTTGGAGGACTTTTAAGTCTTCTGGTTAGTTTAAGAGTTTATGATGTTCGATTGGATTTTGCTAAACCTACAGTAACAGGAGGCTTAAATCAAACGATTTGTTCTGGAACATCAACAACTTTGACTGCTACTTCTGTGGCTGGTACTACTTTAGCTTGGTACAGTTCGGCTTCTTCGACAACAGCATTGGCAACAGGAAACACTTACACAACTCCAAGCTTAACAGCAAACACTACTTATTATATAGGAGTAGCTCGAGCAGGTGGATGTGAAGGAAATAATCGAGTACCAGTTGTTATTAATGTCTCTAACCCGGTAGCACCTGCAATTAGTTCTTCAGGAACGGCAGTGTGTTCTTTTGGCGCGACGCAGCAAACTACATTGTCTTTGATAAATCCGATTCCGGGAACCACTTATAATTGGTATTCTGTATCATCAGGAGGAACAGTATTAGCAACAGGAAATTCTTATTCGCCAACAGTTCCTCTTGGTACGACTAGGTTTTATGTGGAAGCAGTTATCGGAAGTTGTATAAGTCCGACTCGTGCACAAGTTGATGTTGTATCGACTGCAGTTCCTGCGGTTGCTATAGCATTGACGCAAAGTGTAACTATTCAATCAGGACAAAATGCGACTTTAAGTGCAACAACATCTGAAGTTGGAGTGACTTTAAATTGGTACGATGTTCCAACAGGAGGAACGGCAATTGCAACCAATACATCAACGTTCACCACTCCAATTTTAACTGCTTCAAAAACGTACTATGTAGAAGCTCAAAGTGTAACTGGCGGTTGTGTTAGCGCATCAAGAACTGCGATTACAGTAAATGTTATAAATACTCCGGCTGGTGGCTGTTTATTAGCAAACAGTCAACAAACCAGTTTAAATGGTCTTTGTTTATTGTGTAGCAGTACAAATCCTGATAATTCTGTTGACGGAGATATTAATACTGCAGCGCGTTTAACAGTTCCTGTTGGTTTGATAAATGGCTGGATTCAGCAAACATTGCAATTTAACAATCCTGGTAAAGTAGGAGATATTATAGATGTTGAATTAGAATTGCCAGGCGGTGTTCTTGATTTAAGTTTATTAAATTATATCAGTTTAGCAACTTACAATGGAACAACTTTTAATAATGACAGAGTTTCAATAAATAATTTATTGAGTGTTCAATTATTGGGAGGAAACCGCTTTAGAGCTAGTATTACTGCTGGCGCAAATTTTGATCGTGTAGAAGTTCGTTTAGGTGGTTTGGTATCGGCTTTGACAAGCTTGGATATTTATCAAGCAAGTTATAGATATGCTGATCCAAATGTTACTGGAAATAAAATTATTTGTAGTGGACAAAATACTACACTAACTGCAGGCCTTGCTGTTGGAGAAACCGTTAACTGGTATTCTGCAGCCACTGGCGGCGCTTCATTGGCAAGTACTGCAGCTTTTACCACACCAAATTTGACTGCCAATACAACTTATTGGGCAGAGATAACTCGAAATGGTTGTGTAAACAGTGTACGCTTTGCAGTCCCAATTACGGTTAATGATCCTGTAGTAGCGACTCTAACAGGAGGTTCTGCAAGTATCTGTCAAGGACAAACGGCTACCATAGCAGTTCAGTCTCCGGTAGCGGGAACAACTTATAACTGGTATGATGCGGCAGCAGGTGGTAATTTGGTGTTCACAGGAACTTCTTTTACAACACCAGCTTTAACATCTTCAACAAACTATTATGTTGAATCCGTAATTGGAAGTTGTACAAGTCCAACTCGTGCACAAGCATCTATTACTGTTAATCCATTGCCAGCAGATCCGACTGTAGCTTCTTCGACAGTAATAATTCCGTCAGGGCAAGTTGTTACTTTGCAGGTTTCAAATCCTGTGGGAGGAGTAGTTTATGACTGGTATGACGTGCCTACAGGAGGAACAGCTTTAGCGACTAATCCTAGTTATACTCCAAGTCCAGCTTTAACGGCAAATAAAACATATTACATTGAAGCAAGAAGTGCTTCAAATTGCGTTAGTGCTACAAGAACTACAATAAATGTTGTGGTTACGCCTCCGGCGCCAATTACATCTTGTTTGCAAGCAAATGCACAAGTAACTTCAAGAGGAGGTTTGACAGGTTGTTTGTTATGTTCCTCTGCTAATGACGCTGATTCAGTTGATGGCAATGATGCGACAGCAGCAAGACTTTCTGTTGCACTAGGTCTAGTTGATGATTATATGCAGCAGATGCTTACTTTTTCGACTTCAGGAAAATCGGGAGATATTATAGATGTTGAATTAGGTATTCCTGGTGGAATAGCTGATGTAACTGCACTTTCTTATATAACTTTAAGAAGTTATAACGGAGCAACACCAAATAGTGATCAAGTTAATATAGGCTCATTAGTTAGTGTTCAATTATTAGGAGGTGATCGTTTTAAAGCAAGTTTTACAACTTCTGGGGATTTTACAGCTGTAGAAGTTCGATTAGGAGGACTAGCAACTGTAATATCTAGTTTAGATATTTATGGGGCTTCGTTTAGATACAAAGAAGCGAGTATTACGGGTGCTTCTTCACCAATATGTTCAGGAACTTCAACAACATTAACAGCTTCAACTACGGCAGGCGATGTACTTAATTGGTATGATGTTGCTAGTGCAGGAACAGCTTTGGCCTCAAACACAAATACGTATAATACAGGAAATTTAACAAGTTCAAAAACATACTATATTGAAACAGTAAGAGGTACTTGTGTTAATAGTGTACGTCAGCCAGTAACGGTAACTGTTCTACCATTAGCAGTTGCGTCAAATGTTACGATTGCTAGTTCAGTAGTGTCATCTTGTGCAGGAACTGCAGTGTTGTCTCCAACTTCTAATTTGACAGGAGCACAATTTAAATACTATACAGATCAAGCTAAAACACAAGAAATTACAACTGGTTCAACAGTAGTGGCACAACCTGGGATTACTTTTTCTAAAGATCCATCTACTGGAGCACTTACTATTAATGGCTTTACTTCTGGTACATCTTATACATATTTTGTTTCTGTTGGAAATACTGTAACTTGTGAAAACGATGCAAATACGCTACAATCAGTAGTTGTTAATTTTCCAGCAACTACTACAACTTTGGCTGTAACATCTCCATTAGTTGCGTGTGGAAGTGCTAACTTAAAAAATGCTATTACGGCATTTGACACAACTGGCAATACAACATATACTTTCTTTGACCCTTCAGACGCAGTTATGACAGATGAAGCAGCTATGAACATAACAATTAGTGGTGTTTACTCGGTTCAGGCTCAAGCAAACGGAGTTGATTGTCCATCTACAAAACAAGCAGTAAATGTAACAATTAATCCGCTGCCAAGCTTGACTGTCGATCCTGCTCAATCTGTTGCTCAAGGTACAAATGTAACTTTAAATGCAACTTCGAATGGAACATTGGCATGGTATGATCCGCAAGGAAATGCATTGGCAGGTCCTCCTTTTTCTACGGGAGCATTAAATGTTCCGGGAATTTATACTTATACTGTTGTGGCGACATTAGGATCATGTTCAGTAACAGGGACACTTTCTATCAATGTTAAAGATCCAGACAATTGTCAATCATTAACTGAAAGAGTATATGCTACAGCACAAAGCTCTGGCTCAATTGTAACTGGAGGAGTTTCTAACGGAGCTAACGCAGTTGATGGAAATCCACAGACATTTTCAACTATCACAACAGGAGTTGGACTTTTAGGAATTGGTACAACTTGGCAAGATTTAACCTGGCCAGCAACGATTGCAAAAGGAACACCAGTAAGTGTTAAGCTTGGTTCTGAATACAGCGGTTTAGGTGTTGCACAAGGAGTTTCTGTTATTGGAAGAAAAGCTGGAGTTGATATCGGAGTAATGCAATCTGTTTCTGGAGCGTTATTGAATGTGCTTCCGGGAGATAATGCGTATGAATTTACTTTTGTTCCTTCAAATGCAGCAGGTCCGCAAGATTATGACGGAATCAGAATTATATCAGGAGCTGTTTTGAGTGTTGCTCAAAATACGAAAGTTTATGAGGCTTATTATAAAAAATCGGTTACTACTGTTGCATGTACACCTGGTGACATTCAAGATATTTTTTACGGAACAACTGATTTAGGACTTCCAGTTGGAGCACTGACTTCAACTGTTGGAGTAAGCGATGCTTGGAATGTAGCTGATAATGATGTTACAACTTTCGCAACAATGTACAGTGGAGCAGGAGTTCTTGCTTCGGCAGATATGACAGTTCAATTTAAAACGCCATCTGTTGTTAGCGATACATTAAGAATTGTGATTTCAAAACCAGGTACAATTTTGAACGTTAATTTATTGACAGGTTTTAGCATTCAGCGTTATTTAGGAAACGTTGCAGTTGGAGCTCCAATTCAAAATAATAGTACATTACTAAGTTTGAAATTATTATCGGCAAATACAATGGCGATGGTATTGGTTTCTTCACCAACAGAATCGTATGATAGAGTGAGAATTCGTTTTGGTGGTGTTGCAGGTGTTCTAGAATTTTTAAGAGTTCACACAGTTGAGCGTGTTGCAAATACTTCGGTTATAGGAGGAGACCCAACTAATAAGGTTACAGTTTGTCCAGGAGGTACAGTAACGCTCCAAATACCACAAGAAGCTTGTTCGACTTATGTTTGGTATGATTCCCCTACAGGTGGTGCAATTGTTGCTAACGGTATTACTTATACAGTTCCAGCTACATTAGCTGCGGGAATATATAAATATTATGTTCAGCCAGTTCGTTACGGATGTGAAGCAATGACAAGAGGCGAAGTTACAGTTGAGGTTAGAGCAACTAGTCCAGAAAATATTTTAGCTGACATTACATTGAACGGCGGATCAGCAACTTCAATTTGTGCACCTTCAGGAACTGTAACTTTGGCTACAAATTTGGTTGGAACATTTACAAATCCAGTATATCATTGGTACAAATTTGATGGAACAACAAGCCAGCCAATCGCTGGTGCAACAGGGCCATCATTAACGGTGACTAGTTTAGTGCCAGGAACCTATACCTATTTTGTTGGTGTGAGTTCAGATGAATATTGCGAAACTGCCGAAGCAGATAGAAAACAAATAACATTTACTATTTTGCCTCCGTCAGTGGCAACGGATATTCAAGTAGACGATGTAACAGTATGTAATGGAGTTGCAGCGTCATTGACACCAACTGCACCAACATTGACAAATCCTGTTTTCACTTGGTACGCTGACAACAATAAAACTCCTCTTGTAAACAACACGCCTGCAGGAGTAACTTATTCAGTAAGCACGATGGGAGTTTTAACAGTTACAGGTTTAACACGAGCTGTGAGCCCAATAACTTATTATGTTGCAGTTTCTAGCGATGGAACTTGTGAAAATCTTGCAGGAACATTACAAGATGCTGTAATTATTATTAGTGATCCAAATACACCAACTACAACAAATTCTACTCAGAATTTCTGTTTGATCAATAATCCAACAGTTGCTAATATCCAAGTAAATGAATCTAATGTAGTTTGGTACAATAGCAATACATCAACAACCCCTTTATTATCTACTGATGCTTTAGTAAACGGTACTTATTATGCTACAGCAAAAGATCCGATTACGAATTGTGAAAGTAGTGTTCGTCTGGCGGTTGTTGTTAACGTGAACGATCCTGGCACGCCGACATTGGTAAACGCAGGAACACAAAATTTCTGTTTGGTAAATGCTCCAACATTTGCAAGTGTTCAATTTAATGAAACCGATATCGTTTGGTACGATGCCATGACAGGAGGAAATGCAATTCCGTCAACTCAGGCATTGGCAAATGGCACTTATTATGCTGCAATCAGCGATCCGGCAACAGGTTGTGAAAGCGCGACAAGATTGAGTGTAACAATAAGCGTTAACGATCCGGGCACACCGACATTGGTAAACGCAGGAACACAGAATTTCTGTTTGATCAATGCTCCGACATTCGCAAGCGTTCAGTTCAATGAAAGTAATATCGTTTGGTATGATGCCTTGACAGGAGGAAATGCAATTCCATCGACTCAGGCATTGGCAAGTGGCACATATTATGCCGCAATCAGCGATCCAGCAACGGGCTGCGAGAGCGCGACAAGATTGAGCGTAACAATAAATGTAAATGATCCTGGCACACCGACATTGGTAAACGCAGGAACTCAGAATTTCTGTCTGATCAATGCTCCGACTTTTGCAAGCGTCCAGTTAAACGAAACCAATATTGTTTGGTACGATGCAATGACAGGAGGAAACTTGATTCCATCGACTCAGGCATTGGCGAGTGGTACTTATTACGCTTCAATCAGCGATCCAGCGACAGGCTGTGAGAGCGCAACAAGATTGGCAGTTGTAATCAATGTAAACGATCCAGGCACTCCGACATTAGTAAATGCAGGAACACAAAACTTCTGTTTGGTAAATGCTCCGACATTTGCAAGCGTTCAGTTCAATGAAACCAATATCGTTTGGTACACTGCCTTGACAGGAGGAACATTGATTCCATCAACTCAAGCTTTGACTAACGGAACTTATTATGCTGCAATCAGCGATCCGGCAACAGGATGCGAAAGCGCGACAAGATTGAGCGTTACAATAAATGTAAGCGATCCGGGAACTCCGACATTGGTAAATGCAGGAACACAGAATTTCTGTCTGATCAATGCTCCGACATTCGCAAGCGTTCAGTTCAATGAGAGCAATATCGTTTGGTATGATGCCATGACTGGAGGAAATGCAATTCCATCGACTCAGGCATTGGCAAGTGGCACATATTATGCCGCAATCAGCGATCCAGCAACGGGCTGTGAGAGCGCGACAAGATTAAGCGTAACGATAAATGTAAATGATCCGGGAACTCCGACATTGGTAAACGCAGGAACACAGAATTTCTGTTTGATCAATGCTCCGACTTTTGCCAGCGTTCAGTTCAATGAAACAAATATTGTTTGGTACACAGCGTTGACAGGAGGAACATTGATTCCATCAACTCAAGCCTTGGCAAGTGGCATTTATTACGCTGCAATCAACGATCCGGCAACAGGTTGTGAAAGTGCGACAAGATTGAGCGTAACAATAAATGTAAACGATCCGGGAACTCCGACATTAGTAAATGCAGGAACACAAAACTTCTGTTTGGTAAATGCTCCGACATTTGCAAGCGTTCAGTTCAATGAAACCAATATCGTTTGGTACACTGCCTTGACAGGAGGAACATTGATTCCTGCAACTCAAGCTTTGACTAACGGTACTTATTATGCTGCAATCAGCGATCCGGCAACAGGCTGCGAGAGCGCTATAAGATTAAGCGTGACAATAAGCGTTAACGATCCAGGAACTCCGACATTGGTAAACGCAGGAACACAGAATTTCTGTTTGATCAATGCTCCGACTTTTGCCAGCGTTCAGTTCAATGAAAGTAATATCGTTTGGTATGATGCCTTGACAGGAGGAAATGCAATTCCATCGACTCAGGCATTGGCAAGTGGCACATATTATGCCGCAATCAGCGATCCAGCGACGGGCTGCGAGAGCGCGACACGATTGAGCGTAACAATAAATGTAAATGATCCGGGCACACCGACATTGGTAAACGCAGGAACTCAGAATTTCTGTCTGATCAATGCTCCGACTTTTGCAAGCGTTCAGTTCAACGAGACAAATATCGTTTGGTACGATGCTAAGACAGGAGGAAATGCAATTCCATCGACTCAGGCATTGGCAAGCGGTACTTATTACGCTGCAATCAGCGATCCAGCGACAGGCTGTGAGAGCGCAACAAGATTGGCAGTTGTAATCAATGTAAACGATCCAGGCACTCCGACATTAGTAAATGCAGGAACACAAAACTTCTGTTTGGTAAATGCTCCGACATTTGCAAGCGTTCAGTTCAATGAAGCAAACATTGTTTGGTACACTGCCTTGACAGGAGGAACATTGATTCCATCAACTCAAGCTTTGACTAATGGCACTTATTATGCTGCAATCAGCAATCCAGCAACAGGATGCGAGAGTGCAACAAGATTAAGTGTGACAATTAATGTGACAAATCCAGCGACTCCAACAACTACAAATGCAACTCAGGTTTTCTGTTCAGGAAATATGCCAAAAGTTTCTAATATTCAAGTAAATGAAGCAAATGTGGTTTGGTACAGTATTATAACAGGCGGAACTGCAATTCCTGCAACAACTTCGTTAGCGACTGGCGTTTATTATGGAGCAATCAAAGATCCGGTAACTGGTTGTGAAAGCAATGTAAGATTAGCTGTAAATGTTACAGTTGGAAATACAATTAATCCTACTACAACAAATGCTTCTCAAAGCTTCTGTTCAACATCAGCACCGACAATTGCGAATATTCAGGTAAACGAAAGTAATGTAACTTGGTTTAGTTCAGCGACTGGCGGAACAGCAATTCCAGCAACAACGGCTTTAACCACAGGTACTTATTTTGGAAATATTGTAGATCCTGCTACAGGATGTGAAAGTTCAACTCGTTTACAGGTTACGGTTACGGTTACAAACCCAAGTCCGACACCAACAACAACGAATGCAGTTCAGAACTTCTGTACACTAAATGCACCAACAGTTGCTAATATTCAGGTTAATGAAGCAAATGTAGTTTGGTATAGTACACCAACAGGAGGAACAGCAATTCCAGCAGCAACAGCATTGGTTACAGGAACATATTACGGAGCTGTTTCAAGTGCAATAGGTTGTGAGAATCCAGTACGTTTGGCAGTTGTGGTAAATGTAAATACTCCGGGAGTGATTACAACACCAAGAACAACACAAACATTCTGTTTGTCAAAATTGCCAACACTTGCGAATATCTTAGTAAATGAACCAAATGTAGTATGGTATTCTTCTGCAACAGGCGGAACACCTTTAGCAGCAAATACACAATTAACTGCTGGAACTTACTATGCTTCGGCTCTTGCAAGTACAACAAATGGATGTGAAAGCGCAACAAGATTAGGAATCACAATTGCTTTTGAAAATGATGCTTTGGTTCCAATTACAACAAGCGACGATACTCCATGTGTTTTCCAAGGTGTAACTTATTCAGTAGCAAATGGTAAATCAAATTATGTTTGGTCAGTTACCAACGGAACAATTATTTCTGGCGGAGGAACTGCTGATGGAAATGTAACAATTTCATGGTCAGATATTGGTTCTGGTCAAGTAAAAGTTACATACATCAACACTTGTGATGAAACAACTACTAAAACATTAAATGTTACAGTAGCAACTTGTTCAGATTTAACAATTACTAATACAGTGAGTAATCCAACTCCAAATTTTGGTGAGCAGATAACATTTACAGTAACAGTAAATAATGTTGGACAAGGAAACTTCATCAATACACTTGTAAGCGACTTATTGCCTAACGGTTATGAATTAATTAGTTCAAGCACAACTCAAGGAACATTTGACCCAATAACACAGCTTTGGACAATTCCAACACTAAATGCTGGTCAAAGTGTAGTGCTTACAATTGTTGCTGAAGTAGTTCATGGAACTGATTATTTATCTGTTGCAACTATTGAAATTTCAACTCCTTTAGATATTTCTGCAGCAAACAACTCGGCTTCCGCTTCTGTTGATCCAATTTGTTTGACAGTGTATAATGAGTTTACACCAAATAATGATGGTGCTAATGATTTATTCCGAATTGACTGTATCGAATCGTATCCAAACAATGAGTTGAAAGTGTACAACAGATATGGTGCATTGGTTTACAGCAAACAGCATTATGAAAATGATTGGAACGGAACGGCCAATGTGTCTGGAGTTATTAGTAGAGGAGATATGCTGCCAACAGGTACTTATTTTTATGTGATAGACATTGGAGACGGAACGGTTAAAAAAGGATGGTTATCTATAATGAGATAA
- a CDS encoding type IX secretion system membrane protein PorP/SprF, giving the protein MKLYIKSLEAYFILICSFITVCASAQQDPEYTQYMYNTMAVNPAYAGSTGTLEATLLHRSQWVGISGAPETQSFSIHAPLRNEKVGLGLSVVNDKIGPSNELYLDGNFSYSIPLGYEKRLAFGLKAGMRMLNVDWSKGRYYDPNDVLLNQNIDNQAKLAVGAGIYYYTDKWYVGASVPSFIQNDYYDDVQESINYDRLHYYFMGGYVFDLNPNLKFKPAFLVKAVSGAPITADISANFMIAEKFVIGGSYRTDDSVSILAGFQISKSFYVGYAFDYTVSELNKYNDGSHEIILRYQFNKGESKIKSPRFF; this is encoded by the coding sequence ATGAAACTATATATAAAATCATTAGAAGCATATTTTATACTGATATGCTCTTTTATCACAGTCTGTGCCAGCGCACAGCAAGATCCGGAGTACACTCAGTATATGTACAATACAATGGCGGTAAATCCAGCTTATGCTGGGTCTACCGGCACATTGGAAGCAACACTTTTACACCGTTCACAATGGGTTGGAATTTCTGGAGCACCAGAAACACAGTCTTTTTCAATTCACGCACCGCTTCGAAACGAGAAAGTTGGTTTAGGACTTAGCGTTGTCAATGACAAAATTGGTCCATCAAACGAACTTTATCTTGACGGAAACTTTTCTTACTCAATTCCGCTTGGATATGAAAAAAGATTAGCTTTTGGTTTGAAAGCCGGTATGAGAATGCTAAATGTAGATTGGTCAAAAGGGAGGTATTACGATCCAAATGATGTGTTGTTAAATCAAAATATTGACAATCAGGCAAAATTAGCCGTTGGAGCGGGGATCTATTATTATACTGACAAATGGTATGTAGGAGCATCGGTTCCAAGTTTCATCCAAAATGATTATTACGATGATGTTCAGGAATCGATTAACTATGATCGCTTGCATTATTATTTCATGGGAGGTTATGTTTTTGATTTGAATCCAAATTTAAAATTCAAACCTGCATTTTTAGTGAAAGCAGTAAGTGGAGCACCAATTACTGCTGATATATCGGCGAATTTTATGATTGCTGAAAAATTTGTGATTGGGGGTTCATACAGAACAGATGATTCTGTGAGCATCTTGGCAGGTTTTCAAATCTCTAAAAGTTTTTATGTTGGATACGCTTTCGATTATACCGTTAGTGAGTTGAATAAATACAACGATGGATCGCACGAGATTATCTTGCGTTACCAGTTTAACAAAGGCGAAAGTAAAATCAAATCCCCACGATTCTTCTAA